The Streptomyces sp. NBC_01463 DNA window CCTGGACGACGCGAGCGACGCCGAGCAGGTCCGCACCCTGATACCGGAGCGTTCGGACAGCCTCGTGCTGGTCACCGCGCGGGAGCCGCTCGACCTGCCGGAGTCCGTGCCGGCCCGGGTGCATCAGCTGGAGGTCGGGGCGCTGGATCCGGCGGGTGCGGAGGAGCTGCTGCGCGAGGCGTCCCAGGAGGACGGGGAGGGACTGTACGACTACCCGTCAAGCGAGGCGATCACCGAGCTGTGCGGCGGGCTGCCGCTGGCGCTGCGGATCGCGGGGTCCTCGCTCGGGGCGCGTACCCCGAGCGCGCTGGCCGCCGACCTCGCCGCGTACGGGCCGGTCCCGCCGGTGGAGCGGGCGCTGTGGCTGCGCTACACCGACCAGTCCGAGCAGGCGCGGCGGCTGCTGCGGCGGCTCGCGCTGGCCGGGCGGGCGAGCCTGGGCGCGGCGGCGGCCGCGGCCCTGCTCTCCGCCGACGAGCAGGAGGCGGAGCGGCTGCTGACGGCGCTGTCCGGGGCCGGGCTGCTGGACCATGTGCGCGGTTCGCGCTACCGGCTGCACGATCTCGTACGGGGCTTCGCCCTGGCCCGGCTGCACGACGAGGAGGAGCCGGCGGACCGTACGGCCGCGCAGGAGCGGCTCATCACGAACTACGCCGAGCTGGCGGGGGCGGTGATCCGGATGGTGGACGGCAAGATGTCCACGCGGGCCGGGCAGTTCGGCTCGCACGGCTTCGGCTCCCTCGACGCGGCGCTGCGCTGGCTGGACGACGAGTCGAGCTTCATCACGTCCACGCTGCGGCACAGCGAGGGCGTCGACCAGGGCGCGGTGCTCGATCTGCTGGGCGCGCTGTGCGACTACTGCCTGCTGCGTGGCGATCTCTACCGGCTGGGCGAGATAAGCGAGTTGACGCAGGCGGTCGACCAGGGGCTGCTGGAGCGTTCGGTGCAGTGGCGCACCGGTATCGCGGCCCGTCAGCTCGGTGAGCTGGACAAGGCCCGCACCACGCTGTCCTCCGTCGTCGGCCTGTACCGCGAGGCGCAGAACGACGCGGGTACGGCGCTGGCCCTGTGCTCGCTCGGCATCACCCTGCACCACCAGGGCAATCTGACCGAGGCCTCGGCGCGGCTGCGCGAGGCGATCGGGCTGCAGTCCTCCACGGAGCAGGCGGAGGACCGGGCGTGGTCGCTGCACGCCCTGGCAGCGGTGGAGCGGGACCGTGCGCACCTGGCCGAGGCGCTGGAGCTGCTGGACACGGCGCTGGTGCTGCACCGCGAGGGCGAGTCGCTGCACGGGGAGGCGTGGACGCAGTTCCAGCTGGGCCAGGTGCTGTTGCGGATGGGCGAGGTGGAGCGGGCCGAGGCCGCGCTGCGTACGGCCCTGGAGCTGTACGGGCGGACCCGGGACGAGCGGGGCGGGGCGTGGGCGCTGACGCAGCTGGCCAGGGCCCGGCTGCTGGACGGTGATCCGGCCGCGGCGGTCGAGCAGTTGAACGCGGCGCTGGCCAGGCACCGCGACAGCGAGGACGCGCGGGGCGAGGCGTGGACGCTCTACTACCTGGGCCAGGCCCTGGAGGAGTCGGGCGACACCGATCAGGCGGTGCGGCAGCTGGAGCGGGCCCGGACGATGTTCTCTCGGATGCGGGACGTGTACGGGCTGGCGTGTGCCCGGCACCATTCGGGGCGGGTCACGCGTGACCAGCGGGCCGCGCAGACGGGCAACCTGCGCAACTCCGGCTTCGCCCGTCAGCTGCTCGTGGACGCGCGGGCCGACTTCCGGCGCATCGGGGTCGCCCACGGGGAGGCCTGGACGTGTCTGGAGCTGGCCCTCGTGGACGCGGGCAACCAGCGTGCGCCGCAGGCCCTGGAGCTGTGCGGTGAGGCGGCCGCGCTGTTCGACTCGTACGGCGACGCGCGGGGCGCGGACTGGGCCCGTTTCCTGCGCTGCACGCTGCTGCCGTACGCGTCGCCGGGCGGCGTCGAGGTGGGTTCGGTGGTGGCGCAGCAGGAGCTGGCCGACCTGATCGGGGCCGGCCACGCCACGCGGGACCCGAAGCTGGAGGACTGCGCGGAGGCGTTCCGGGTGGTCCTGAACCGGGGCGTGGACCTGGAGGACGGCTGGCAGGCGTGGCGCCTGGGCCTGACCCCGACCCGTCATGCCCGGGAGATCATGGGGGTGGCGGTCCCGGCGAGGCCGTAGGCGCCGGTCCGGGCGGTCGGGTTTTATAAGCAGCAGGGTCTGTGCGGCAATTTCCCTCCTTGCGGAGGGAGTTGCCGGGCAGGCCCTGTTCTCGTGCTGCCCGCGGGGGAAGGGACGCATGCCGGAAATGGGCCCGTATCGGGCGGTTCCCCGGCTCGCAGCGGGTTTGCCAAAGCGTTATCCGTACGCCTCTTGAGTCACCCCGAGGCGTACTGCAAGGTCATGTATGCGCTTACGGGATGCGCATACATGGAGCGCTTGGAGGAGTCGCATGACCCGCACCGTCAGGACTTTCAGGTCCGCCGGCATCGCTGCCACCCTGGTGACGGCCCTCGCGCTCACCGGCTGCGGAGGCGGTGATTCCGGTCAGGCGAAGGCCGACTCCAAGCAGACCCTCACCGTGTGGGCCATGGGTGAGGAGGGGAACCGGATCCAGACGGTGAGCAAGGAGTTCACCAAGGAGCACCCCAACGTCACCATCAAGGTGACACCGGTCGGCTGGGACGTCGCCCACCAGAAGCTGCTGTCCGCCGCGGCGGCCGGGACGCTGCCGGACATGGCCCAGATGGGCTCCACGATGATGGGCGAGTTCATCGAACTCGGCTCCCTGGAACCGGTGGACACCAAGGTCTTCGACAAGAACGACTTCTTCCCCGCCACCTGGAACGGGAACGTCGTGGACGGCACCGCCTACGGCGTCCCCTGGTACGCCGACACCCGGGCCCTCTACTACCGCACCGACCTCGCCGAGAAGGCGGGCATCCACAAGGCGCCGGCCACCTGGAAGGACATGCGCGCCCTCGCCTCCGCGTACCAGCACAAGGCCGGGACGCAGTGGGGGCTCTCGCTCCAGCCCGGCGGGGCCGGGGCCTGGCAGGGCTGGGCGCCCTTCCTCTTCTCCGCCGGCGGTTCGCTGCTCGGCAAGGACGGCAAGCCCGCCCTGGACTCCCCCGAGTCGGTGGAGGCCCTGACCGAGTTCAGCCGCTACTTCGACGGTGGGCTCGCCAAGAAGAACTTCGTGCCCGGCCAGGACGTGGTGAAGGACTTCGCCGCGGACCGGATGCCGATGTTCGTGTCCGGGCCCTGGATCGTCCAGAACCTCGCCGAGCAGCCCCAACTGAAGGGCAAGTGGAAGGTCGCGCCGGTACCGGCCGGCAAGAGCTCCACGTCCTGGGTGGGCGGCGCCTCGCTGGTGACCTTCAAGGACAGCGGACACAAGGCGGCGGCCCAGGAGTTCACCAAGTTCCTGACCACGCCGCAGATGCAGGCCCGCTGGTACGAGACCTCCAAGTCGCTGCCGGTCAACAAGGCCGCCTGGGACCTGCCCGCGCTCAAGAACGGCGGCGAGTCCCTCGCCGTCTTCGAGAAGTCGCTCGCCACCGCGAAGGACATCCCGCCGATGTCGAAGTGGGAGGAGTTCGCCGCGCAGATGGACAGCGCGCTGGAGAAGGTATCGGCCGGGACCGACCCCGCCGAGGCGGCCGCGAAGCTCCAGAAGGACACCGAGGGACTGGTGGACTGACCGGTTACGCACCGGAACACGAAGGGGCCTCCCGCGCACCGCGCGGGAGGCCCCTTCGTGTTCCGGCCCGGCAGCGTCAGAGCTGGAAGATGCCGTATCCGAAGCCGTCCGCGTGGATACGGCCCCCGCTCACCGTGACACCCGACGCCTCCACCGGGACGGCGGTGCCCGCCGGGGCCTCGGCCTGCGCCGGTTCACTGCGGGGGTTGACCACCACCAGGTAGCGGCCGCCCCGGACGTGGACCAGGGGATAGCCGGCGTGCAGGATCTCCGTGCTTCCCGCCGGGCCCAGTTCCGGGGTCTCCTTGCGCAGCGCGATCAGGCGCCGCACCAGATGGAGCAGGGAGCCGGTGTCGGCGCGCTGCGCGGCGACGGTCGGGCGGTCCGGGGCCGGGTCGATGGGCAGGTAGAGCGCCTCGGCCGGCGCGGTCGAGAAGCCGGCACCGGTCGAGTCGTCCCACTGCATCGGGGTGCGGGAGCCGGCCCGGTCGTAGCGGGGGCCGAGCCGGCTGCCCTCGCGCTCGGGCAGCCCGGGCACGTACCGCATGCCGATCTCGTCGCCGTAGTAGATCGCCGGGAGCGTCGGCCAGGTGAGCTGGAACGCGAACGCGGCGGGCAGCTGTTCGGCGGTGCGCGGGCCGCACGCGAGCCGGGAGAAGTCGTGGTTGGCGGTCGGCAGCGAGATGAATCCGGCGTCGCCGATGATCTCCGTAGCCCGGTGCCAGGCGTCCAGGAAGGTCTGCGGGGACCCCTGGCCCCCGGCGTCGAAGTACGGCGCCCCCGGCTCCCACTGCTCGCTGACGGTGCCCTCGAAGTTGTTCCACAGGGAGCGCAGCGGCAGCCCGTCGTCCCCGCCGCCGAACTGCAGGAAGAAGTCGGCGTGGAAGCCGGCCGGGACGGAGACCGCCGGGTCGCCCCATTCGGACAGGAGCGCCGCCCCGGGGTGCTCGGCGTCGAGCCGGCCGCGCAGTTCGCGCCAGAGCCTGACGGTCTCGGTGTGACCCGGGTCGTCCTTGACGAGCGAGGCCGCCATGTCCACGCGGAATCCGGACAGGCCCAGGGACAGCCAGTGGTTCATGATCGCGTAGAGGGCCTCGCGGTTGGCGCGCGGGCCTTCCGCGTCGACGGGCTGCCGCCAGGGTTCGGCCGGGTCCGTGCGCCCGTAGCCGAAGTTGAGGGCGGGCTGCGACTCGAAGAAGTTCGGCAGGTAGAAGCCCGGGCGGGTGCCCGGGGAGGCGACGAACCCCTCCGGCCTGCGGTCCGGCCCTGCCCAGATGTAGCGGTGGTCGGACGGGTCGGACGCCGATGCGGTGAACCAGGGGTGCTGGTCCGAGGTGTGCCCCGCCACCAGGTCGAGGAGCACCCGGATACCGCGCCGGCCCGCCGCCTCGACCAGCCGGGCGAGGTCGTCGTTGGTGCCGTAGCGCGGGGCG harbors:
- a CDS encoding alpha-amylase family glycosyl hydrolase, with the protein product MTSSRPAHEWLADAVLYQIYPQSFADSNGDGIGDFAGIEGRLDHLAWLGVNTVWFNPCFASPFDDAGYDVSDYFSVAPRYGTNDDLARLVEAAGRRGIRVLLDLVAGHTSDQHPWFTASASDPSDHRYIWAGPDRRPEGFVASPGTRPGFYLPNFFESQPALNFGYGRTDPAEPWRQPVDAEGPRANREALYAIMNHWLSLGLSGFRVDMAASLVKDDPGHTETVRLWRELRGRLDAEHPGAALLSEWGDPAVSVPAGFHADFFLQFGGGDDGLPLRSLWNNFEGTVSEQWEPGAPYFDAGGQGSPQTFLDAWHRATEIIGDAGFISLPTANHDFSRLACGPRTAEQLPAAFAFQLTWPTLPAIYYGDEIGMRYVPGLPEREGSRLGPRYDRAGSRTPMQWDDSTGAGFSTAPAEALYLPIDPAPDRPTVAAQRADTGSLLHLVRRLIALRKETPELGPAGSTEILHAGYPLVHVRGGRYLVVVNPRSEPAQAEAPAGTAVPVEASGVTVSGGRIHADGFGYGIFQL
- a CDS encoding tetratricopeptide repeat protein, whose translation is MRDSHRAEAERLLARAVEEEVRRSGGRTDPGPLMARGRAALDAMAAGAGDEYTAYTQALDAATAGQQPLGQRLSRANLGTPLLVTGVAAAAAFGADVALGTASGLALGAGAVVAVAGATATVAKVTASHWPAAHRRAGALGQPGGAEQLRLQWLTALEVRGIRPFIDQQRMLTASSRTPAKKKAAVERSAPQLRGGDRSAAARMRSLLEQSFSHLPASDGKFAGRRAELARIAQWVQAARASTETKPTVVVLHGPPGAGRTTLAVRAAHSLKDQFRGACVVDLRGGADGEPPLPTRDALLHLLNRLGAPREQLLFRDSSSAEQQVRRLSELYHQHLTGTPVTVVLDDASDAEQVRTLIPERSDSLVLVTAREPLDLPESVPARVHQLEVGALDPAGAEELLREASQEDGEGLYDYPSSEAITELCGGLPLALRIAGSSLGARTPSALAADLAAYGPVPPVERALWLRYTDQSEQARRLLRRLALAGRASLGAAAAAALLSADEQEAERLLTALSGAGLLDHVRGSRYRLHDLVRGFALARLHDEEEPADRTAAQERLITNYAELAGAVIRMVDGKMSTRAGQFGSHGFGSLDAALRWLDDESSFITSTLRHSEGVDQGAVLDLLGALCDYCLLRGDLYRLGEISELTQAVDQGLLERSVQWRTGIAARQLGELDKARTTLSSVVGLYREAQNDAGTALALCSLGITLHHQGNLTEASARLREAIGLQSSTEQAEDRAWSLHALAAVERDRAHLAEALELLDTALVLHREGESLHGEAWTQFQLGQVLLRMGEVERAEAALRTALELYGRTRDERGGAWALTQLARARLLDGDPAAAVEQLNAALARHRDSEDARGEAWTLYYLGQALEESGDTDQAVRQLERARTMFSRMRDVYGLACARHHSGRVTRDQRAAQTGNLRNSGFARQLLVDARADFRRIGVAHGEAWTCLELALVDAGNQRAPQALELCGEAAALFDSYGDARGADWARFLRCTLLPYASPGGVEVGSVVAQQELADLIGAGHATRDPKLEDCAEAFRVVLNRGVDLEDGWQAWRLGLTPTRHAREIMGVAVPARP
- a CDS encoding sugar ABC transporter substrate-binding protein, which translates into the protein MTRTVRTFRSAGIAATLVTALALTGCGGGDSGQAKADSKQTLTVWAMGEEGNRIQTVSKEFTKEHPNVTIKVTPVGWDVAHQKLLSAAAAGTLPDMAQMGSTMMGEFIELGSLEPVDTKVFDKNDFFPATWNGNVVDGTAYGVPWYADTRALYYRTDLAEKAGIHKAPATWKDMRALASAYQHKAGTQWGLSLQPGGAGAWQGWAPFLFSAGGSLLGKDGKPALDSPESVEALTEFSRYFDGGLAKKNFVPGQDVVKDFAADRMPMFVSGPWIVQNLAEQPQLKGKWKVAPVPAGKSSTSWVGGASLVTFKDSGHKAAAQEFTKFLTTPQMQARWYETSKSLPVNKAAWDLPALKNGGESLAVFEKSLATAKDIPPMSKWEEFAAQMDSALEKVSAGTDPAEAAAKLQKDTEGLVD